One window from the genome of uncultured Tateyamaria sp. encodes:
- the tssE gene encoding type VI secretion system baseplate subunit TssE, with translation MSDRTLAERLQPSLLDRLTDHEPSEPSERREDRVIDIRQLRDIIQRDLVWLLNTADNANMIDSARYPNASTSVLNFGIREVAGDYSTAERAELIRKSIVRAIQVFEPRIHPGSVDVQIRVGQGNRESIVTFDIHADMWAQPMPMELYLRSEVDVTTGELQLERIA, from the coding sequence ATGTCTGATCGAACGCTTGCGGAGCGGCTGCAACCGTCCCTTCTGGATCGTCTTACGGACCATGAGCCGTCCGAGCCATCCGAGCGCCGCGAAGATCGGGTGATCGATATCCGGCAATTGCGCGATATTATTCAGCGCGATCTGGTCTGGCTGCTGAATACGGCCGACAATGCCAACATGATTGATTCCGCCCGTTATCCCAATGCAAGCACATCAGTGCTGAATTTTGGTATCCGCGAGGTGGCGGGAGATTACTCGACCGCGGAGCGGGCCGAATTGATCCGTAAGTCAATTGTCCGCGCCATCCAGGTGTTTGAGCCGCGCATTCATCCGGGGTCTGTCGATGTCCAGATCCGGGTGGGGCAGGGCAACCGCGAGAGTATCGTCACTTTTGACATTCACGCCGATATGTGGGCCCAGCCGATGCCGATGGAACTGTATCTGCGCAGTGAGGTGGATGTGACCACTGGCGAGTTGCAGTTGGAAAGGATCGCCTGA